In Phormidium ambiguum IAM M-71, one DNA window encodes the following:
- a CDS encoding phosphotransacetylase family protein, producing the protein MPKLTKYLLIGSTESYSGKSAVILGLAHQLQQKQLDIGYGKPLGTCWNEPQTDAIDEDVKFLAQSLNLSSDRIRPTLFFLTEDAVAKRIRGEDKLDYCAELANYLNMAGGELVLLEGPGTLEEGTLFDFSLLDAANSIDASILLVSRWQSLLSVHKLLAAKRLLGDRLLGVVLNDVPTEQMEMAQAEIRPFLEKRDVPVLGILPRSALLRSVTVKQLVKQLKAEVLCHSDRLDLLVESLTIGAMDVNSALKYFRKGRNMAVVTGGDRTEIQLAALETSTQCLILTGHIPPSDLILSRAEDLEIPIISVDLDTLTTVEIIDRAFGQVRVQEPIKVECVRQLMAEHFDINRLLAKLDLQTAVTLP; encoded by the coding sequence GTGCCAAAATTGACGAAATATCTGCTGATTGGGTCAACAGAATCTTACAGTGGCAAGTCAGCAGTAATATTGGGGCTTGCCCATCAGTTACAACAAAAACAACTGGATATTGGTTACGGTAAGCCTCTGGGAACTTGTTGGAATGAACCACAGACAGATGCGATCGATGAGGATGTAAAGTTTTTGGCGCAAAGCTTGAACTTGTCATCCGATCGGATTAGACCAACTTTGTTTTTCCTCACTGAAGATGCTGTAGCTAAAAGGATTAGAGGCGAAGACAAATTAGATTATTGTGCGGAGTTGGCTAACTATCTGAATATGGCTGGCGGAGAGTTGGTGTTGCTGGAGGGGCCGGGTACTCTGGAAGAAGGCACTTTATTTGATTTTTCTTTGCTAGATGCGGCGAATTCTATTGATGCTTCCATTCTGTTAGTGTCTCGCTGGCAGTCTTTACTGTCGGTACATAAGTTGTTGGCAGCAAAACGTCTATTGGGCGATCGCTTATTGGGCGTTGTTCTTAATGATGTGCCAACCGAGCAAATGGAAATGGCACAAGCGGAAATTCGCCCGTTTTTGGAAAAACGGGATGTTCCAGTGTTGGGGATTTTGCCTCGCAGTGCTTTGCTCCGCAGCGTAACGGTTAAGCAACTAGTTAAACAATTGAAAGCTGAGGTTTTATGCCATAGCGATCGCTTGGATTTATTGGTGGAAAGCTTGACAATTGGGGCAATGGATGTTAATTCAGCCCTGAAGTATTTCCGTAAAGGACGGAATATGGCAGTGGTGACAGGAGGCGATCGCACTGAAATTCAACTGGCAGCATTGGAAACTTCAACCCAATGTTTAATCTTAACTGGGCATATCCCACCTTCAGATTTGATTTTGAGTCGGGCTGAAGATTTGGAAATTCCCATTATTTCAGTAGATCTGGATACTTTAACCACTGTGGAAATTATCGATCGGGCTTTTGGTCAAGTGCGCGTTCAAGAACCAATCAAAGTCGAATGTGTCCGTCAGTTAATGGCAGAACATTTTGATATTAATCGGTTACTGGCAAAACTCGACTTACAAACAGCGGTGACGTTGCCTTAA
- the ebsA gene encoding type IV pilus biogenesis protein EbsA, translating to MDIIEQLPPANPQRVNVYMPYYQGNKRTWLPKAMSLYEKGVLEGNRKIEGGESIPFVATWSVAALPADLTRCRLQFDGNAELSYEMTLANNEFVNFLIEVIMNFKSTRTIDFSKSFYRRLLRLDE from the coding sequence ATGGATATTATTGAACAATTGCCCCCGGCCAATCCTCAAAGAGTAAATGTTTATATGCCTTATTACCAAGGCAATAAACGAACTTGGCTCCCCAAGGCAATGAGCCTTTATGAAAAGGGTGTACTTGAAGGTAATCGTAAAATTGAAGGTGGTGAGAGCATTCCTTTTGTGGCAACCTGGAGTGTGGCTGCGTTACCAGCTGATTTAACTCGTTGTCGGTTGCAGTTTGATGGCAATGCAGAGTTAAGCTATGAGATGACTTTGGCAAATAATGAATTTGTCAACTTTCTCATAGAAGTCATAATGAATTTTAAGTCCACGCGGACGATCGACTTTTCCAAGAGTTTCTACCGGAGACTATTGCGTCTGGATGAATAA
- a CDS encoding glycosyltransferase produces the protein MPANSWPENNSYNELDELSTLISDISQTEESDETPNPRYGGRRRKAAIVLTIVWSGTIALHLLSWGSWLILGLTTLMGIHAIRVLRARPHALPESLSTENQDSWPFVSLLVAAKNEEAVIERLVKTLCSLDYPSYRYELWVIDDNSTDKTPLVLKQLTQEYDRLKVFRRSPGATGGKSGALNQVLPLTRGDIIAVFDADARVPKDMLRRVVPAFAKEQVGAVQVQKAISNPDVNFLTAGQVAEMALDSYFQQQRIAVGGIGELRGNGEFIRRSALEDCGGFNEETITDDLDLTIRLHLHQWDIEFLIDPAVEEEGVTTTIALWHQRNRWAEGGYQRYLDYWRPIFAGKMGYRKTWDMFMFWITQYFLPTAAVPDFLMAIARNRLPVYSPVTVLMLTMSFIAMFSGLRRINQQKKVRHAGFVAPYPEQSAKPASTIPNLLLTALNTLRGNLYMLHWVIIMASATARMSILPKRLKWVKTIHQGTHAE, from the coding sequence ATGCCAGCGAATTCCTGGCCCGAAAACAATTCCTACAACGAGCTTGACGAATTAAGCACGTTGATTTCCGATATCTCCCAAACAGAGGAATCGGACGAGACACCAAATCCAAGATATGGGGGACGCAGACGCAAAGCTGCGATCGTCTTAACTATAGTTTGGAGTGGCACCATTGCCCTGCATTTACTCTCTTGGGGTAGCTGGCTAATCTTAGGCTTGACTACCTTAATGGGAATTCATGCAATCCGCGTTTTGCGTGCCCGCCCCCATGCCTTACCGGAGTCTTTGTCAACAGAAAACCAAGATTCTTGGCCTTTCGTCTCTTTGCTGGTAGCAGCGAAAAATGAAGAAGCTGTAATTGAACGCTTGGTAAAAACCCTCTGTAGTCTAGACTATCCCAGCTATCGTTATGAACTTTGGGTAATTGATGACAACAGCACGGACAAAACCCCACTGGTACTCAAGCAACTGACTCAAGAATACGATCGGTTGAAGGTGTTCCGGCGATCGCCAGGTGCGACTGGCGGCAAATCAGGGGCTCTAAATCAAGTCCTCCCCCTAACTCGCGGCGATATCATCGCCGTGTTTGATGCTGATGCTCGCGTACCCAAAGATATGCTGCGGCGCGTCGTTCCTGCTTTTGCTAAAGAACAGGTAGGCGCAGTCCAAGTTCAAAAAGCGATCTCTAACCCTGATGTGAATTTCCTCACAGCTGGGCAAGTAGCAGAGATGGCGTTAGATAGTTATTTCCAGCAACAACGAATTGCTGTTGGTGGCATTGGCGAACTGCGTGGCAATGGTGAATTTATTCGCCGTTCAGCTTTAGAAGATTGCGGTGGTTTCAATGAGGAAACTATTACTGATGACCTCGACCTAACTATCCGTCTGCATCTCCATCAATGGGATATTGAATTTCTCATCGATCCAGCAGTGGAAGAGGAAGGTGTAACCACAACGATCGCACTTTGGCATCAACGCAATCGTTGGGCAGAAGGTGGTTATCAGCGTTATTTGGATTATTGGCGACCGATTTTTGCAGGCAAGATGGGCTACCGGAAAACTTGGGATATGTTCATGTTTTGGATTACCCAATATTTTCTCCCCACCGCCGCAGTGCCAGATTTTCTCATGGCGATCGCTCGCAACCGCCTCCCTGTGTATAGCCCAGTCACAGTTCTCATGCTCACCATGTCTTTTATCGCTATGTTTAGCGGTCTCAGGCGTATTAATCAACAGAAAAAAGTTAGACACGCGGGTTTTGTTGCTCCATATCCTGAGCAATCTGCTAAACCCGCCTCTACAATTCCCAACCTGTTGTTAACTGCACTCAATACCCTACGTGGCAATTTGTATATGCTTCATTGGGTCATCATTATGGCTAGTGCTACAGCCCGAATGTCTATTTTACCCAAACGACTAAAATGGGTGAAAACTATCCATCAAGGTACCCACGCAGAATGA
- a CDS encoding metal-sensing transcriptional repressor — protein MKRSPIRDRVKHSHTHHSHDDDFLNSDSPEGDRASHHHVHSEESLRRIVNRLSRIEGHIRGIKSMVQESRSCPDVLVQIAAVRGALDRVARMILDEHLTDCIGRAAKEGNIEAEIEELKAALDRFLP, from the coding sequence ATGAAGCGATCGCCTATACGCGATCGTGTCAAACACTCCCACACTCATCATTCCCACGATGACGATTTCCTAAACAGCGATTCCCCTGAAGGCGATCGCGCAAGTCATCATCATGTACACTCAGAAGAATCTCTAAGACGAATAGTTAATCGCTTATCTCGGATAGAAGGCCACATCCGGGGCATCAAATCAATGGTACAAGAAAGCCGTTCTTGTCCTGACGTACTGGTACAAATTGCCGCTGTTAGAGGTGCTTTGGATCGAGTTGCACGAATGATCTTAGATGAACATTTGACTGATTGTATCGGTCGCGCCGCAAAAGAAGGTAATATCGAAGCGGAAATCGAAGAGTTAAAAGCAGCTTTAGACCGATTTTTACCATAA
- a CDS encoding HhoA/HhoB/HtrA family serine endopeptidase, whose amino-acid sequence MPMTKILSFFSRLLKYTFATLLAVVFSWSAMAALPLAANAQNQETYTLPNSSTTDSLQRNSSFVTAAVNRVGSAVVRIDTERTITRSVDPFFDDPFFRRFFGDDFSSPRSPQQGLMRGQGSGFIIDKNGVILTNAHVVDQADKVTVTLKDGRTFAGKVQGVDEVTDLAVVKIDPKGKILPVAPLGDSASVQVGDWAIAVGNPLGLDNTVTLGIVSTLKRPSVEVGVPDKRLDFIQTDAAINPGNSGGPLLNSSGEVIGINTAIRPGAMGIGFAIPINKAKQISTQLAQGKTVPHPYIGIQMVTLTPRLAKENNSDPNSPIAVPEISGVLVIGIMPNTPAAQSGLRRGDVIVEIDGQPVTNATVLQNVVESSQVGQTLQLVVRRSEQTQKISIRTAQLSQS is encoded by the coding sequence ATGCCAATGACGAAGATCCTTTCCTTTTTCAGTCGCTTGCTCAAATATACCTTTGCCACTCTCTTAGCAGTAGTCTTTTCTTGGAGTGCAATGGCAGCATTACCTTTGGCGGCAAATGCTCAAAATCAAGAAACTTATACATTACCCAATTCATCAACTACTGATTCCTTACAACGGAATAGCAGTTTTGTCACCGCAGCCGTAAATCGTGTTGGTTCAGCAGTAGTGAGAATTGATACTGAACGTACTATTACTCGCTCTGTCGATCCATTTTTTGACGATCCATTTTTCCGGCGGTTTTTTGGTGATGACTTTTCCTCCCCACGTAGTCCACAACAAGGATTAATGAGAGGTCAAGGTAGTGGTTTTATTATCGATAAAAATGGCGTAATTCTCACCAATGCTCATGTAGTTGACCAAGCAGATAAGGTGACAGTTACATTAAAAGACGGACGTACTTTTGCGGGGAAAGTGCAAGGAGTTGATGAAGTAACTGATTTAGCGGTGGTAAAAATTGACCCCAAAGGCAAAATTTTGCCTGTCGCACCTTTAGGTGATTCTGCTAGCGTACAGGTGGGAGATTGGGCGATCGCAGTTGGTAATCCACTCGGATTAGATAACACCGTTACCCTTGGCATTGTCAGCACTTTAAAACGACCCTCTGTTGAAGTAGGCGTTCCTGATAAACGACTTGATTTTATTCAAACTGATGCTGCAATTAATCCAGGTAATTCTGGTGGGCCACTATTAAATAGTTCGGGAGAAGTAATCGGAATTAATACTGCTATTCGTCCCGGAGCGATGGGAATTGGTTTTGCTATTCCGATCAATAAAGCTAAGCAAATTAGTACTCAATTAGCCCAAGGAAAAACCGTTCCTCATCCTTACATTGGCATTCAAATGGTGACTTTAACACCTCGATTAGCCAAAGAAAACAACAGTGACCCTAATTCTCCGATCGCAGTACCAGAAATTTCTGGAGTATTAGTCATCGGTATTATGCCTAATACTCCTGCTGCTCAAAGTGGTTTACGTCGTGGAGATGTAATTGTAGAAATTGATGGTCAACCTGTGACGAATGCAACTGTTCTCCAAAATGTTGTTGAGAGTTCTCAAGTAGGACAAACTCTACAATTAGTCGTTCGTCGTAGTGAGCAAACCCAGAAAATCTCCATTAGGACGGCACAATTAAGTCAATCTTAA